A single region of the Pontibacter kalidii genome encodes:
- the thrC gene encoding threonine synthase yields the protein MHYISTNKQAAPALLQHAVLKGLAEDGGLYMPASIPALPASFFEQLHQLSLQEIAFTVASAFLHEDVPSHVLRPLVEEVLNFDIPLVEVEKDIYSLELFHGPTMAFKDVGARFMSRLMAYFTQDKSDNLKVIVATSGDTGSAVAAGFHQVPGIQVYILFPKGKVSPLQQKQLTTWGDNITAMEVEGTFDDCQRLAKQALADNELNREHLLTSANSINIARLIPQSFYYFYAFGQLQQQGKPVVFSVPSGNFGNLTGGLLAAAMGLPVHRFIAATNANDVVPKYLETGIYSPRSSVQTISNAMDVGSPSNFARMKALYNGEQEQFRQHITGYTFTDEETRKAIREVYLQYGYLLDPHGAVAYSGAKRFLSESSTPAIGVFLETAHPAKFKEVMEETLGEAIAIPARLQEFAGKQEHNVPLKNSFDELKAILSEA from the coding sequence ATGCACTATATCAGCACCAATAAACAGGCCGCACCCGCACTCCTGCAGCATGCGGTATTAAAAGGGTTAGCCGAGGATGGAGGCCTTTATATGCCTGCATCTATACCTGCGCTCCCGGCATCTTTTTTTGAACAACTACATCAACTATCCCTACAGGAAATAGCCTTCACGGTAGCCTCTGCTTTTCTGCACGAAGATGTTCCTTCGCATGTCCTCAGGCCTTTGGTAGAGGAAGTCCTAAACTTTGATATCCCGCTGGTGGAAGTGGAAAAGGATATCTATAGCCTGGAGCTGTTCCATGGCCCGACCATGGCGTTCAAGGATGTGGGAGCACGGTTCATGTCGCGCCTGATGGCCTACTTCACCCAAGACAAAAGCGATAACTTGAAGGTGATCGTGGCCACCTCCGGCGATACGGGCAGCGCGGTAGCCGCCGGCTTCCACCAGGTACCGGGTATTCAGGTATACATCCTCTTTCCGAAGGGAAAGGTAAGTCCGCTGCAGCAGAAGCAGCTTACTACCTGGGGCGATAACATCACGGCCATGGAGGTAGAGGGCACTTTTGACGATTGCCAACGACTGGCCAAACAGGCACTGGCTGACAACGAATTAAATAGGGAGCACCTGCTCACCTCCGCCAACAGCATCAACATTGCCCGGCTCATCCCGCAGTCGTTCTACTACTTTTATGCTTTTGGTCAGCTGCAGCAGCAGGGTAAGCCTGTTGTGTTCAGCGTACCCAGTGGTAACTTCGGAAATCTGACGGGTGGCCTGCTGGCTGCCGCCATGGGTTTGCCGGTGCACCGCTTTATTGCCGCCACTAACGCCAATGATGTCGTGCCGAAGTATCTCGAAACAGGTATATACTCCCCCCGATCATCGGTGCAGACCATCAGCAATGCCATGGATGTGGGCAGCCCCAGCAATTTCGCCCGTATGAAAGCCTTGTATAACGGAGAGCAGGAGCAATTTCGCCAGCACATCACCGGCTATACCTTTACTGACGAGGAGACCCGAAAAGCCATTCGTGAGGTATACCTGCAGTACGGCTATTTACTCGACCCGCACGGAGCAGTAGCCTACAGCGGAGCTAAACGATTTCTGTCCGAATCCTCAACGCCAGCTATAGGCGTCTTTCTGGAAACGGCACATCCAGCCAAATTCAAAGAAGTGATGGAAGAAACGCTGGGAGAAGCCATTGCCATACCTGCCCGGCTGCAGGAATTTGCGGGAAAGCAGGAACATAACGTGCCGCTAAAAAACAGCTTTGATGAACTGAAGGCTATACTTTCGGAGGCATAA
- the thrA gene encoding bifunctional aspartate kinase/homoserine dehydrogenase I: MKILKFGGTSVGSAQSISTLVQLVKEQQQKDEAVALVCSAMSGVTNTLLQLVTDAAAGKEFGTGLKTIEDRHFELVKTLLEVKHQNVALLGLRLYFNELEELLAGVHALGEASPRTNDRVVAYGEILSNYTIAHVLKQHGINSVFADARQFIKTDSHYGKAVVNEALTNQLAKTFFGQHAGTVPVITGFIASDQHGNTTTLGRGGSDYTAALVGAAVGADEVQIWTDVDGFMTADPRLVKKAFPLKQLSYNEAIELSYFGAKVVHPPTMLPAIAKGIPIVVRNTFNPSFAGTAIGPKASVNGSLVKGITSIPAVSLLTVQGGGMVGYKGFSGRLFTALAQAGVNVILITQASSEHSITLAVSPEDALTASTAIEAEFGYELLTGKLSKPLVEEGFSVMAVVGENMKQAIGLSGKLFSALGRSGVNINAIAQGSSELNISVVVSSEDLSKALNSVHDALFLSPVKTLNVYCCGTGNIGATLLKQLEEHQEHLQASRHLRINLAGVCNSRQMLWNRDGISLKNWQDELVENGEQANLERFMERAVSLNLPNSVFIDNTGSTHVAGTYRQLFEQSFSVVTCNKIRNCGTFSDYYKDKQVVRKYGVDYFFETNVGAGLPVIKTLHDLLISGDQVLKIEAILSGTISFIFNEYKGDKTFAEVVREAQLKGFTEPDPRDDLSGLDFARKMLILARETGLPVELQDVQIQPILPENCIAAPTVEAFYQELENSEPYFSSLKEEAAAAGKVLRYIGSLEAGKIKIEVVMAGPEHPFFGLSGSDNIISFTTERYRLNPMVIKGPGAGAEVTAAGVLADLVRVAAY; encoded by the coding sequence ATGAAAATCTTAAAATTCGGAGGTACTTCGGTTGGCTCAGCGCAATCGATCAGCACATTGGTGCAACTAGTCAAAGAGCAACAGCAGAAAGATGAGGCGGTGGCCTTGGTCTGTTCGGCCATGAGCGGGGTGACCAATACCCTCTTGCAGCTCGTGACAGATGCAGCGGCAGGAAAAGAGTTTGGGACCGGACTGAAAACGATCGAAGACCGCCATTTTGAGCTTGTGAAGACCCTGCTGGAGGTAAAGCACCAGAACGTGGCCTTGCTGGGCCTCCGGCTATACTTCAACGAGCTAGAAGAACTACTGGCAGGGGTCCATGCGCTGGGTGAAGCTTCTCCCCGAACCAACGACCGGGTGGTAGCCTATGGCGAAATCCTCTCCAACTACACCATTGCACATGTACTGAAGCAGCATGGAATCAACTCGGTTTTTGCTGATGCCCGCCAGTTTATTAAAACTGATAGCCATTACGGCAAAGCCGTCGTGAACGAGGCTTTAACCAACCAGCTCGCAAAGACTTTTTTTGGGCAGCACGCCGGCACCGTTCCCGTGATCACAGGTTTTATCGCCTCTGACCAACACGGCAACACCACTACGCTGGGCCGTGGCGGCTCCGACTATACGGCCGCCCTGGTGGGAGCCGCTGTGGGCGCCGACGAAGTACAGATATGGACAGATGTGGATGGCTTTATGACAGCAGATCCGCGGCTGGTAAAAAAGGCTTTTCCGCTCAAACAGCTGTCTTACAACGAGGCCATTGAGCTTTCCTATTTTGGCGCCAAGGTAGTGCACCCGCCTACCATGCTGCCAGCTATTGCCAAGGGAATACCCATCGTGGTCAGAAACACCTTTAATCCTTCCTTTGCTGGAACAGCCATCGGCCCTAAAGCCTCTGTGAATGGCTCCCTGGTGAAAGGCATCACCTCTATACCTGCTGTCAGTTTACTCACGGTACAGGGTGGCGGCATGGTCGGGTATAAAGGATTTAGTGGTCGCTTGTTCACGGCCTTGGCCCAGGCAGGCGTAAACGTAATTTTGATCACGCAGGCTAGTTCTGAGCACAGCATTACGCTTGCCGTGTCGCCAGAGGATGCCCTGACTGCCAGTACCGCCATCGAGGCGGAATTTGGGTATGAACTACTGACTGGTAAGCTTTCCAAGCCATTGGTAGAGGAAGGATTTAGCGTAATGGCCGTGGTCGGGGAAAACATGAAGCAGGCCATTGGGCTGTCGGGCAAGCTTTTCAGCGCGCTGGGGCGGAGCGGTGTCAATATCAATGCCATTGCACAGGGGTCTTCTGAGCTAAATATCTCGGTGGTAGTGAGCAGCGAAGACCTCTCCAAGGCACTCAACTCTGTGCACGATGCGCTCTTTCTCTCGCCTGTAAAAACGCTGAACGTCTACTGTTGCGGTACCGGCAACATCGGCGCCACTCTACTGAAGCAGCTGGAGGAGCACCAGGAACACCTGCAGGCCAGCCGACATTTGAGAATCAACCTGGCAGGGGTTTGCAACAGCAGGCAGATGCTCTGGAACCGTGACGGCATCAGCCTGAAAAACTGGCAGGATGAGCTCGTGGAAAATGGGGAGCAGGCCAACCTGGAGCGCTTCATGGAGCGGGCGGTGTCGCTCAATTTGCCCAACTCGGTTTTTATCGACAACACCGGCAGCACCCATGTGGCTGGCACCTACAGGCAATTGTTCGAGCAAAGCTTTTCAGTCGTGACCTGCAACAAGATCCGCAACTGCGGCACCTTCTCCGACTACTACAAAGACAAGCAGGTGGTGCGCAAGTATGGGGTCGATTATTTCTTTGAGACGAACGTGGGCGCGGGGCTGCCAGTTATCAAGACACTCCACGACCTGCTCATCAGCGGAGACCAGGTGCTAAAAATAGAGGCTATCCTTTCCGGTACCATCTCTTTCATCTTCAACGAGTACAAAGGCGACAAAACCTTTGCCGAGGTGGTAAGGGAGGCCCAACTGAAAGGCTTTACCGAACCAGACCCGCGGGATGACCTCAGTGGGTTGGACTTCGCCCGGAAAATGCTCATCCTGGCCCGCGAAACAGGTTTACCGGTGGAGCTGCAGGATGTGCAGATACAGCCCATTCTTCCGGAAAACTGCATTGCTGCACCTACAGTAGAGGCCTTTTACCAGGAGCTGGAAAACTCTGAGCCATACTTTTCCAGCCTAAAAGAAGAGGCTGCCGCTGCTGGAAAAGTCCTCCGCTACATTGGTTCACTAGAGGCAGGAAAGATCAAGATAGAAGTAGTCATGGCCGGTCCGGAACACCCCTTCTTCGGCCTTTCCGGCAGCGATAATATTATCTCCTTTACCACCGAGCGCTATCGCCTTAACCCGATGGTGATCAAAGGGCCCGGCGCGGGAGCCGAAGTAACTGCCGCCGGTGTGCTGGCAGATTTGGTACGGGTAGCAGCTTATTAA
- a CDS encoding vWA domain-containing protein, whose protein sequence is MRRLPVYLLLDTSGSMSGEPIEAVKNGVQIMISSLRQNPQAIETAFISVITFDSSAKQIVPLTDLASFQMVDIRATGTTALGDALRLVSSKIDTEVAKTTTEQKGDWKPLVFIMTDGIPTDDWQAGLNEFKKRKVAFTVACAAGNGADTNILKQITENVVSLDTADSQSISKFFTWVTASIGVSSTKVEDSGKEVVGLNELPPPPAELNIVI, encoded by the coding sequence ATGAGAAGACTACCCGTTTACCTGCTATTGGATACTTCAGGCTCAATGAGCGGAGAACCAATTGAAGCAGTTAAAAATGGCGTTCAGATAATGATCAGTTCATTACGTCAAAACCCTCAGGCAATTGAAACCGCTTTCATTAGTGTGATTACTTTTGATAGCTCAGCTAAACAAATTGTTCCATTAACTGACTTGGCATCCTTTCAAATGGTAGACATCAGGGCAACGGGGACGACTGCCCTTGGTGATGCGTTAAGGCTGGTAAGCAGTAAGATTGACACGGAAGTAGCTAAAACCACAACCGAGCAAAAAGGAGACTGGAAGCCACTAGTTTTTATTATGACAGATGGCATTCCTACCGATGATTGGCAGGCTGGCCTAAATGAATTCAAAAAGAGGAAAGTTGCCTTCACTGTAGCATGTGCAGCGGGGAACGGCGCTGACACTAACATTTTGAAGCAAATCACTGAAAATGTTGTAAGCCTTGATACGGCAGACAGCCAGAGCATTTCTAAGTTCTTTACATGGGTGACAGCCTCAATTGGTGTAAGTTCAACTAAGGTTGAAGACTCAGGTAAGGAAGTAGTAGGTTTAAACGAACTTCCTCCACCACCCGCAGAGTTAAACATCGTCATTTAA
- a CDS encoding HAD family hydrolase produces MRQKGIKHISFDLWLTLIRSNKDFKPLRAELLATHFSVKVPRTTVVSVVADYDRLFNSINETLGKNLDTFEIILIILHNLGVDTKTVSIESLERFYSEMEVLFLKYHPVLIDPNTIRILAYLKEEGLSLNILSNTAFIKGRTVNKILQKLSIADYFDFCIYSDEIGFSKPSNEAYNTLLTSIQAIQPVSRNQVLHIGDNVTADYEGAKKFGFHAQLITVNGKTLSNLFLD; encoded by the coding sequence GTGAGGCAAAAAGGTATAAAGCATATCTCTTTTGATCTCTGGTTGACGCTAATCAGATCTAATAAGGATTTTAAGCCCCTTAGGGCAGAGTTGTTAGCTACACACTTTTCAGTGAAAGTACCCAGAACAACTGTTGTTTCAGTAGTAGCTGACTATGATAGACTGTTTAATTCAATTAATGAAACGTTAGGTAAAAACCTAGATACTTTCGAAATAATCCTGATTATACTGCACAATTTAGGTGTTGACACTAAAACGGTTTCCATTGAAAGTCTTGAACGCTTTTACTCTGAAATGGAGGTGCTTTTCTTAAAGTACCATCCTGTTCTCATTGACCCAAACACAATAAGAATATTAGCCTACTTAAAAGAGGAGGGCCTTTCTCTCAACATCCTCAGTAATACGGCATTTATCAAAGGAAGAACAGTCAACAAAATTTTGCAGAAACTGAGCATTGCTGACTACTTCGACTTCTGCATTTATTCGGATGAAATAGGCTTTTCTAAACCATCTAATGAAGCATATAATACTCTTTTAACAAGTATTCAAGCTATTCAACCGGTAAGTAGAAATCAAGTTTTACATATTGGCGACAATGTAACAGCGGACTATGAAGGAGCAAAGAAATTTGGATTTCATGCCCAGTTGATTACTGTGAATGGAAAAACACTTAGTAACTTATTTCTAGACTAA
- a CDS encoding homoserine kinase codes for MKSIRVFAPATVANVSCGYDVLGLAVHAPGDEVIMHLNDSSQVTLDVLEGDEGRLPRDPEKNTVSAVVINYLRHLGIAQGVSIELYKKMPFGSGLGSSSASAVAGLVAINELMGQPLTREQLLPFAMEGERLACGNAHADNVAPALLGGLVLVRSYSPLDVVRLPVPPGLACALVYPHVEIPTREARQILKTQIPLRDAVTQWGNVAGLVAGFCTNDLSLISRSMQDVVIEPMRAMLIPCFRELRQLALEQQALGFGISGSGPSVFALCSSLSIARHVTAALEAKLTDAGIGSTVYVSEINLQGPVIENLQPVLAKE; via the coding sequence ATGAAATCAATAAGAGTATTTGCACCGGCCACTGTAGCCAATGTAAGCTGTGGTTATGATGTATTGGGCCTTGCCGTGCATGCGCCCGGTGATGAAGTGATCATGCACCTCAACGACAGCAGCCAAGTGACGCTGGATGTGCTGGAGGGTGACGAAGGCCGGCTGCCCCGCGATCCGGAGAAGAATACGGTAAGCGCCGTGGTGATCAACTATCTCCGGCACTTAGGTATAGCGCAGGGAGTAAGTATAGAGCTGTACAAGAAGATGCCCTTTGGCAGCGGCCTCGGCTCCAGCTCTGCCAGTGCCGTCGCTGGCCTGGTGGCGATCAATGAATTAATGGGCCAGCCCCTGACAAGGGAACAGCTGCTGCCTTTTGCGATGGAGGGGGAGCGGCTGGCCTGTGGCAATGCGCATGCCGACAACGTAGCACCTGCCCTGCTGGGCGGCCTGGTGCTGGTACGCAGCTACAGCCCGCTGGATGTGGTACGGCTTCCGGTACCACCGGGACTGGCTTGCGCGCTGGTATACCCGCATGTGGAAATCCCGACACGGGAAGCGCGGCAGATCCTGAAGACGCAGATTCCCCTTCGGGATGCCGTGACGCAATGGGGTAACGTAGCAGGACTGGTAGCGGGCTTCTGCACCAACGACCTGAGCCTGATCAGTCGGAGCATGCAGGACGTGGTAATAGAGCCGATGCGCGCCATGCTCATCCCTTGCTTCCGGGAGCTGCGCCAGCTCGCACTGGAGCAACAGGCGCTCGGCTTCGGCATTTCCGGCTCGGGCCCCTCCGTTTTCGCCCTGTGCAGCAGCCTGTCCATTGCCCGCCATGTAACGGCCGCCCTCGAGGCAAAGCTCACCGATGCAGGGATCGGCAGCACGGTGTATGTCTCTGAGATCAACCTGCAGGGGCCAGTAATAGAAAATTTGCAACCCGTTTTAGCCAAAGAATAA
- a CDS encoding vWA domain-containing protein has protein sequence MRRLPVYFLLDTSGSMYGEPIQALNNALSGMVNTLRTDPQALDSLWLSLITFDREVKEVVPLTELVSFQLPEITCPQSGPTHTGQALELLFQKVTSDIRRGTATQKGDWRPLLFIFTDGKPSDVQRYREMIPKVKSLNFGAIVGCAAGHLADDSMLKELTDTVVHLDTADSSTLKQFFKWVSDTIEQGNKSMGTVENVALPAPPSEVHLVI, from the coding sequence ATGCGAAGGCTTCCAGTTTATTTTCTCCTTGACACCTCAGGCTCTATGTATGGTGAGCCCATTCAGGCGTTAAACAATGCTTTGAGTGGAATGGTCAATACCCTTAGAACAGATCCACAAGCCTTGGATTCGTTGTGGCTTAGCTTAATAACCTTTGATAGAGAAGTCAAAGAAGTAGTGCCATTGACTGAGCTTGTCAGCTTCCAACTACCTGAAATAACATGTCCTCAAAGCGGCCCAACACACACAGGCCAAGCGCTTGAACTGCTCTTCCAGAAAGTAACTTCAGATATAAGAAGAGGCACAGCCACTCAGAAAGGTGACTGGCGCCCACTGTTGTTTATTTTCACGGATGGAAAACCCTCTGATGTGCAACGGTACAGGGAGATGATTCCGAAGGTGAAATCCTTGAATTTTGGAGCGATTGTAGGTTGTGCGGCAGGGCATCTGGCTGATGACAGTATGCTCAAAGAATTGACTGATACGGTGGTACACTTAGACACAGCAGACAGTTCTACGCTAAAACAGTTCTTTAAATGGGTTTCAGACACCATTGAACAAGGAAATAAAAGTATGGGAACAGTTGAGAACGTAGCTTTGCCGGCTCCACCGTCAGAAGTTCACCTAGTTATATGA
- a CDS encoding TerD family protein, which translates to MAISLVKGQTIDLRKSDRGETFDLSTVTMGLGWDVRKKGGFLGKLFGGNEPEYDLDAVAFLLDENGKVADLGQTVQRPDGRRVGLYGGDVIFFNSMRHPSGNIWLTGDNRTGAGDGDDEQIIVKLESLDEKYQKILFLVTIYQGRHNGQHFGMIDNAFIRAVDARGREIAKFSLSGEVAFNNMCSLVFAEAYRKDGGWKFRALGTPQATDNFVDILKAYVYQ; encoded by the coding sequence ATGGCAATTAGTTTAGTAAAAGGACAAACAATTGATTTAAGAAAAAGTGACAGGGGTGAAACCTTTGACCTTTCTACAGTAACCATGGGGTTAGGTTGGGACGTCCGAAAAAAAGGGGGCTTCCTCGGGAAACTCTTTGGGGGAAACGAGCCGGAGTACGATCTAGATGCTGTTGCTTTCCTGTTAGATGAAAATGGTAAAGTTGCTGACCTGGGGCAAACAGTACAAAGACCCGATGGCAGAAGAGTTGGCTTATATGGTGGAGACGTAATCTTCTTCAATTCCATGCGGCATCCATCTGGAAACATATGGTTAACTGGTGATAATAGAACCGGTGCTGGAGATGGAGATGACGAGCAGATTATCGTAAAATTAGAATCACTAGATGAAAAATATCAGAAGATACTATTCTTAGTGACAATATACCAGGGACGCCATAACGGGCAGCATTTTGGAATGATTGATAATGCATTCATTAGAGCTGTTGATGCAAGAGGTAGAGAAATTGCAAAATTTAGTTTATCTGGAGAAGTTGCTTTCAACAATATGTGCTCACTTGTTTTCGCCGAAGCTTATCGTAAGGATGGTGGCTGGAAGTTTAGAGCTTTAGGAACCCCTCAAGCCACAGACAATTTCGTTGACATTCTAAAGGCATACGTCTACCAATAA
- a CDS encoding phosphoribosyltransferase family protein, which translates to MITTFSQHQITCAENVPFQPEHYSKFKFGDGSYAAAFGRELADGFIANHKDLLLGNKEIVIISSPYNSIPTASYAMTSFFKERLNLYLFEKNKSSLLESKIHRYKTYSADYGNLNYEDRVNLITTDAYHIDKSFLTNRVVLLLDDIKITGSHEYVIKKLITSHDIHAEFIFIYYAELANPSIEPNFENYLNYAFVKGLNDLVQVVNTEVFTLNTRIIKFILHSDINSLQTFLPQVRRDVLEAIVKHAISNNYHLMEEYTKNLHLVIAYLNNKN; encoded by the coding sequence ATGATCACAACCTTTTCGCAGCATCAAATAACCTGTGCAGAAAATGTTCCTTTCCAGCCAGAACACTATAGTAAATTTAAATTTGGAGATGGCTCCTATGCTGCAGCCTTTGGGAGAGAACTAGCCGACGGGTTTATAGCAAATCATAAAGATTTATTATTAGGTAATAAAGAGATAGTAATTATCTCTAGTCCCTATAATTCAATCCCTACAGCCTCTTACGCGATGACAAGCTTTTTCAAAGAAAGGCTTAACCTGTATTTGTTTGAAAAAAACAAAAGTTCATTGCTAGAGTCAAAGATTCACAGGTACAAGACATACAGTGCTGATTACGGCAATCTAAACTACGAGGACAGAGTTAACCTTATTACAACAGACGCTTATCACATCGACAAGAGCTTTCTAACAAATCGGGTTGTTCTGTTATTGGACGACATCAAGATAACCGGTAGCCATGAATATGTGATAAAGAAACTGATAACTTCTCACGATATACATGCGGAGTTTATCTTTATCTACTACGCCGAGTTAGCCAATCCTTCGATTGAACCAAACTTTGAAAACTACCTCAATTATGCTTTTGTGAAAGGCTTGAATGACCTTGTTCAGGTTGTGAATACTGAAGTTTTTACCCTTAACACAAGGATCATCAAATTCATTTTGCATAGTGATATCAATTCACTGCAGACATTCCTGCCTCAGGTTAGGCGTGATGTACTCGAAGCGATAGTAAAACATGCAATAAGCAATAATTACCATTTAATGGAGGAGTACACTAAAAACTTACATCTAGTAATCGCTTACTTAAATAACAAAAATTAG
- a CDS encoding TerD family protein yields MSINLQKGQRISLEKSNGSKLQNVCVGINWGAIEKKSFFGGTSKEAVDLDASCALFDESKFHLDTVYFGNLRSSDRAIAHSGDDLTGDMDGDDGLDNEVITLDFSKLNPAVSYVAFVLNSFRGHDFGTIPFASIRIYEGTPTRVNEVFAKFDIANGSGFSGHVSMVMGVFYKRNGEWKFNAIGEPTKDRKLQETIVTVTQKYL; encoded by the coding sequence ATGTCGATAAATCTACAAAAAGGGCAGCGTATAAGCCTTGAGAAAAGCAATGGAAGCAAACTCCAAAATGTTTGTGTAGGCATCAACTGGGGGGCAATTGAGAAAAAGAGCTTCTTTGGTGGCACTTCAAAAGAAGCTGTGGACTTGGATGCAAGTTGTGCATTATTTGATGAATCAAAGTTTCACCTTGATACGGTTTACTTCGGCAATTTAAGATCCAGTGATAGAGCAATTGCCCATAGCGGAGATGACCTAACTGGTGATATGGACGGTGATGATGGTCTCGATAACGAAGTTATCACATTAGACTTTTCAAAACTGAACCCAGCCGTTTCTTATGTTGCATTTGTACTAAACAGCTTCAGAGGCCATGATTTTGGCACCATCCCCTTTGCCTCTATCAGAATTTATGAAGGCACTCCAACTAGGGTGAATGAGGTGTTTGCAAAATTTGATATTGCAAACGGTTCTGGCTTTTCTGGTCATGTATCCATGGTTATGGGGGTCTTCTACAAGAGAAATGGCGAATGGAAATTTAATGCTATTGGGGAGCCAACTAAAGACAGAAAGCTTCAAGAGACAATAGTAACCGTAACACAAAAATATTTATAA
- a CDS encoding TerD family protein, translating into MAINLQKGQRIDIGLSRISVGLGWDPNEGTGHDFDLDASAFMIDANRLIPAEDFFIFYGNTDSPDHALHHTGDDPTGGNSEDGDDETIEIDLSKVDARVEEILFVVTIHDAVQRRQNFGQVRSSYIRIVDNTSNQEIAKYELEEDFSVETAVEFGRLYKRNNKWKFEASGIGYKEDLAYFLGKYYKGQIIK; encoded by the coding sequence ATGGCAATTAACTTACAAAAGGGACAAAGGATAGATATTGGACTATCTAGAATAAGTGTAGGTCTTGGCTGGGATCCAAATGAAGGTACAGGTCATGATTTTGATCTAGATGCATCAGCATTCATGATAGACGCAAACCGTCTTATACCTGCTGAAGATTTCTTCATTTTCTATGGTAATACCGACTCACCTGATCACGCTCTCCATCATACAGGAGATGACCCTACAGGAGGCAACAGTGAAGACGGGGACGACGAAACTATTGAAATAGATCTATCAAAAGTAGATGCTAGAGTAGAAGAAATTCTTTTTGTAGTTACGATACATGACGCTGTTCAAAGGCGGCAAAACTTTGGACAAGTAAGAAGCTCTTATATAAGGATCGTTGACAACACAAGTAATCAAGAAATAGCTAAGTACGAGCTCGAGGAAGACTTTTCAGTTGAGACAGCTGTGGAGTTTGGAAGGCTTTACAAGAGAAACAACAAATGGAAGTTCGAAGCTTCAGGCATAGGTTATAAAGAGGACCTAGCTTACTTCCTTGGCAAATATTATAAGGGTCAGATTATTAAATAA
- a CDS encoding TerD family protein, protein MAINLQKGQRETIDAPKFTIGLGWDTNNSSTGTDFDLDASLFILDENKKLLSDQHFVFYNNLKSPDGAVEHTGDNLTGDGDGDDEQVLVDLSRIDSKVAEICVVVTIHDAENRRQNFGQVRNSFVRVFDGNTNQDILKYELEEDFSIETAVEFGRIYKRDDKWKFEAVGVGMKGGLQDYLNRYQ, encoded by the coding sequence ATGGCTATAAATCTACAGAAGGGGCAACGAGAAACTATTGACGCTCCAAAATTCACTATTGGTCTTGGATGGGACACCAATAATTCATCCACAGGAACAGACTTTGACTTGGATGCTTCCTTGTTCATTCTGGATGAAAACAAAAAGCTGTTATCTGATCAACACTTTGTGTTCTATAACAACTTGAAGTCACCTGATGGAGCAGTAGAACACACAGGCGACAACCTTACTGGTGATGGCGATGGCGATGATGAGCAAGTCTTGGTAGATTTATCTAGAATTGATTCAAAAGTTGCTGAAATATGCGTTGTCGTGACAATACATGATGCAGAGAACAGACGGCAGAACTTTGGGCAGGTAAGAAACTCCTTTGTAAGAGTTTTTGATGGCAATACAAACCAGGATATTCTGAAGTATGAACTAGAGGAAGACTTTTCAATTGAAACTGCTGTTGAGTTCGGAAGAATTTATAAGCGCGATGACAAGTGGAAATTTGAAGCGGTTGGTGTAGGCATGAAGGGTGGCTTGCAGGACTACTTAAACAGGTATCAATAA